One stretch of Synergistes jonesii DNA includes these proteins:
- a CDS encoding MATE family efflux transporter, with protein sequence MPYSGGDRRFMESEPVVRLILRFALPAVAGMVAGAIYNIVDRIFVGRYVGPAGLAAVSVSFPSMLVMSAFTMLICTGGASRVSILLGAKKRREAEQVLASTLVMLAAVSAAFILLSFSSVEGMLKLSGADGEILAVAYDYLKILLRCAPLGLFGFASNFLVKASGSPKYAMFSQIVGACSNVALDALFIVSFGMGVAGAAYGTVISQGISAAMGLAYFLRRGASPRIRARFLTLPRAEVVRRIFAVGSAPFFMEFSFVLFMTIMNNLVVRYGGNDGLSAMGIFFGIDSLLFLPAIAIGEASQPIIGYNYGAARPARVVKAIKCALIMTVGLYLLSLFLAEAFAGEMMRLFTEDEGILSVGVPGMRIGYMAIPFMGITVVTNSALQGLGKGGHSLALSFCRHVLCMFLPLLILPRFFGMTGIWASYPVGDFGGGLISACFLVWVLRWLRSPEALSVK encoded by the coding sequence ATGCCATACTCTGGCGGCGATCGCAGATTCATGGAAAGCGAGCCGGTCGTACGGCTCATACTGCGCTTTGCGCTGCCCGCTGTAGCGGGAATGGTGGCGGGCGCCATATATAATATAGTAGACAGGATATTTGTCGGCAGGTATGTCGGCCCGGCCGGGCTCGCCGCGGTCTCGGTGAGCTTCCCTTCGATGCTCGTCATGTCGGCGTTCACGATGCTCATCTGCACCGGCGGCGCGTCGCGCGTCTCTATTCTGCTCGGCGCTAAGAAGCGGCGCGAAGCGGAGCAGGTGCTCGCGTCGACGTTGGTCATGTTGGCCGCGGTCAGCGCGGCCTTTATACTTCTTTCTTTCTCCTCCGTAGAGGGCATGCTGAAGCTCTCTGGCGCCGACGGTGAGATTCTGGCGGTGGCCTACGATTATCTGAAGATACTTCTGCGCTGCGCGCCGCTCGGGCTTTTCGGCTTCGCCTCGAATTTCCTCGTCAAGGCCAGCGGCAGCCCTAAGTACGCGATGTTCTCGCAGATCGTCGGTGCCTGCTCCAACGTGGCGCTCGACGCGCTCTTCATCGTCTCTTTCGGCATGGGGGTCGCCGGCGCCGCTTACGGCACTGTGATTTCCCAGGGGATATCCGCCGCCATGGGGCTCGCCTATTTCCTGCGCCGCGGCGCCTCGCCGCGCATACGCGCCCGCTTCCTCACCCTTCCGAGGGCGGAAGTCGTCAGGCGCATCTTCGCGGTCGGCAGCGCGCCCTTTTTCATGGAATTTTCCTTCGTGCTCTTTATGACGATAATGAACAATCTCGTCGTGCGTTACGGCGGAAACGACGGGCTCTCGGCGATGGGTATATTCTTCGGCATCGACTCTCTGCTCTTTCTTCCCGCGATAGCGATAGGGGAGGCCTCGCAGCCGATAATCGGCTACAACTACGGCGCGGCGCGCCCCGCCCGCGTGGTGAAGGCGATAAAATGCGCGCTGATCATGACCGTCGGCCTGTATCTGCTGAGCCTCTTCCTCGCCGAGGCCTTTGCCGGGGAGATGATGCGCCTATTCACCGAGGACGAAGGGATACTATCGGTGGGGGTCCCCGGCATGAGGATCGGCTATATGGCGATTCCCTTCATGGGAATAACCGTCGTGACGAACTCCGCGCTTCAGGGGCTCGGCAAAGGTGGGCATTCGCTCGCGCTTTCCTTCTGCCGCCACGTCCTCTGTATGTTCCTGCCCCTTCTGATTCTGCCGCGCTTCTTCGGCATGACCGGCATATGGGCCTCCTATCCGGTAGGCGACTTCGGAGGCGGCCTGATCTCCGCCTGCTTCCTGGTATGGGTTCTGCGCTGGCTTAGAAGCCCCGAAGCCCTCTCCGTCAAATGA
- a CDS encoding DUF3798 domain-containing protein, which produces MKKTAVLLFAALFAILACTAATAADAPFHIGIVTGTVSQSEDDLRGAELMLQKYGDVSNGGMIKHLTYPDNFMSEMETTISQIAGLADDPKMKVIVVNQAIPGTAEAFRRVKEKRKDILCFAGEAHEDPNVITSVADMAINADFVSRGYLIINTAKKLGCKTFVHISFPRHMSYETLGRRRAIMEQACKDMGIKFVFETAPDPTSDVGVAGAQQFILEKTPAWVNKYGKNTAFFCTNDAHTEPLLKQIAKYGGYFIEADLPSPLMGYPGAFGIDLTKEAGNWPVILKKVEKSVSDAGAKGRMGTWAYSYGYTNSAALAEFGKRITEGKAKLNSKKDLLSCYAEYTPGAKWNGQYYTDLGTGVTKKNMMLIYQDTYILGKGYMKATDVKVPEKYQKIKFSAGN; this is translated from the coding sequence GTGAAGAAAACAGCAGTATTGCTCTTCGCCGCACTGTTCGCCATCCTGGCGTGCACGGCGGCAACGGCGGCCGACGCCCCGTTCCACATCGGCATCGTGACGGGCACGGTATCGCAGAGCGAGGACGACCTCCGCGGCGCGGAGCTGATGCTCCAGAAGTACGGAGACGTCTCAAACGGCGGTATGATCAAGCATCTCACATACCCTGACAACTTCATGTCCGAAATGGAAACGACCATTTCACAGATAGCCGGGCTCGCCGACGACCCGAAGATGAAGGTCATCGTGGTCAACCAGGCCATCCCGGGAACGGCCGAGGCCTTCCGCCGCGTCAAGGAGAAGAGGAAGGACATCCTCTGCTTCGCCGGCGAAGCTCACGAAGACCCGAACGTCATCACCTCCGTCGCCGACATGGCTATCAACGCCGACTTCGTCTCGCGCGGCTACCTCATCATCAACACCGCGAAGAAGCTCGGATGCAAGACCTTCGTGCATATCTCCTTCCCGCGCCATATGAGCTACGAGACGCTCGGACGCCGCCGCGCGATAATGGAGCAGGCCTGCAAAGACATGGGCATCAAGTTCGTCTTTGAAACAGCCCCCGACCCGACGAGCGACGTCGGCGTGGCGGGCGCCCAGCAGTTCATCCTCGAAAAGACGCCGGCATGGGTCAACAAGTACGGCAAAAACACCGCCTTCTTCTGCACGAACGACGCCCACACGGAGCCCCTTCTGAAGCAGATAGCCAAATACGGCGGCTACTTCATCGAAGCCGACCTACCGTCGCCGCTCATGGGCTACCCCGGAGCCTTTGGCATCGACCTCACGAAGGAAGCCGGCAACTGGCCGGTCATCTTGAAGAAGGTTGAAAAGAGCGTATCCGACGCCGGCGCGAAGGGACGCATGGGGACGTGGGCCTACTCCTACGGCTACACGAACAGCGCGGCGCTCGCCGAATTCGGCAAGCGCATAACTGAAGGCAAGGCCAAGCTCAACAGCAAGAAGGACCTCCTGTCGTGCTACGCGGAGTACACGCCGGGTGCGAAGTGGAACGGGCAGTATTACACGGACCTCGGCACCGGCGTGACGAAGAAGAACATGATGCTCATCTATCAGGATACCTACATCCTCGGCAAGGGCTACATGAAAGCCACGGACGTCAAGGTCCCGGAAAAATATCAGAAGATCAAGTTCTCCGCCGGCAATTAA
- the speD gene encoding adenosylmethionine decarboxylase, whose amino-acid sequence MKDKIQLYGFNNLTKTLSFNIYDICFAKTDREKQDYIAYIDEQYNSERLTKILCGVTDIIGACILNISKQDYDPQGASVAILISEETVPPLQIDSSCNGGQWARRIDGERETVIAHLDKSHVTVHTYPEFHPNNDISSFRVDIDVSTCGKISPLTALNYLIGQFDSDIIALDYRIRGFTRDVDGKKYYKDHEINSIQNFIDEETLRRYDAIDVNVYQSNIFHTKMMLKEIHLADYLFNVDPRELPPAERLSITDRITKEMLEIYYGMNMY is encoded by the coding sequence TTGAAAGACAAAATCCAACTTTATGGATTCAACAACCTGACAAAAACGCTGAGCTTCAACATTTACGACATCTGCTTTGCGAAGACGGACAGAGAAAAACAGGATTACATCGCCTACATCGACGAGCAGTACAACTCAGAACGACTTACGAAAATCCTCTGCGGCGTCACGGACATAATAGGCGCCTGCATATTGAATATCTCTAAGCAGGACTACGACCCGCAGGGGGCGAGCGTCGCGATTCTCATTTCGGAAGAGACCGTGCCGCCGCTCCAGATAGACTCCTCGTGCAACGGCGGGCAGTGGGCGCGCAGGATCGACGGCGAACGCGAAACCGTCATAGCGCACCTCGACAAGAGCCACGTAACGGTGCACACCTACCCAGAATTCCACCCGAACAACGACATAAGCTCTTTCAGAGTCGACATCGACGTATCGACCTGCGGCAAGATATCGCCGCTTACCGCGCTGAACTATCTCATCGGCCAGTTCGACTCGGACATCATCGCGCTCGACTACCGCATACGCGGCTTCACGCGCGACGTGGACGGGAAAAAATATTACAAGGACCATGAGATAAATTCCATACAGAACTTTATCGACGAGGAGACTCTGCGGCGCTACGACGCCATCGACGTCAACGTCTATCAGTCGAATATCTTCCATACAAAGATGATGCTGAAGGAGATACATTTAGCCGATTATCTCTTCAACGTCGACCCGCGCGAGCTTCCGCCGGCGGAGCGCCTCTCGATAACGGACCGCATAACGAAGGAAATGCTCGAAATATACTACGGGATGAATATGTACTGA
- a CDS encoding PglD-related sugar-binding protein encodes MSAKDKVFLIGAGDHAKVVLSTLEACGAECVGIYDDNPNLRGKTLWSIPIIGAVSEMPDEPDIMCVIAIGSNQVRRSISERFKNVCWPVFVNPISSVHSSVRLGAGTIIFAGSLIESDASIGRHCIVGSGCFVGHDSVIGDYCQLAPGSLTGDNVSLGSGVLLGLGSIVKPYVKVYDGASVELGEKVIKDRRPEGIGVASPEAGE; translated from the coding sequence ATGAGTGCAAAGGATAAAGTTTTTCTCATCGGGGCTGGGGACCACGCGAAGGTCGTCCTCTCGACGCTTGAAGCGTGTGGCGCCGAATGCGTGGGCATCTACGACGACAACCCGAATCTGCGAGGGAAGACGCTCTGGTCCATTCCGATAATAGGGGCCGTCTCCGAAATGCCCGACGAGCCCGACATCATGTGCGTCATCGCGATCGGTTCAAATCAGGTGCGGCGCTCCATCAGCGAGCGCTTCAAAAACGTCTGCTGGCCGGTCTTCGTCAATCCGATCAGCTCCGTCCACAGCTCCGTGCGCTTAGGCGCCGGCACGATAATATTCGCCGGCAGCCTGATAGAATCCGACGCATCGATAGGCAGACACTGCATAGTCGGCTCCGGCTGCTTCGTCGGGCACGACAGCGTTATCGGCGACTACTGCCAGCTGGCGCCGGGAAGCCTGACCGGCGACAACGTCTCCCTCGGCAGCGGCGTCCTTCTCGGGCTCGGCTCGATAGTCAAGCCGTACGTGAAAGTATACGACGGCGCCTCCGTGGAGCTCGGCGAGAAGGTCATTAAGGACAGGAGGCCGGAAGGTATCGGCGTCGCTTCTCCGGAGGCCGGCGAATAA
- a CDS encoding LysR family transcriptional regulator has product MEIRVLRYFLAVAREGSITNASNFLHITQPTLSRQIKELEDELGQKLFARGSHNMTLTKEGFIFRKRAEEIIAMVDKTEDEFKAMGNSVAGDIYIGGGETDAIKLIADVIGELRKDYPDIHYHLYSGNAADVTERLDKGFLDFGIIIQPADLLKYDCLHIPTTDTWGVVMRKDSPLASKSRVTREDLTELPLICSRQAIADKKEGNEFIAWFGDEFERLNIVTTFNLVFNAAIMAEKGIGYAVTIDKLVNTSEESALCFRPLEPRIDSGLDIIWKKHQLFSPAAGLFLEKLTAYFQ; this is encoded by the coding sequence ATGGAAATCAGAGTGTTAAGATATTTTCTGGCCGTTGCGCGGGAAGGCAGCATCACCAATGCTTCCAATTTTCTTCATATCACACAGCCTACGCTTTCGCGGCAGATCAAAGAACTCGAAGACGAACTTGGTCAAAAACTGTTCGCGCGGGGCAGCCACAATATGACCCTGACGAAAGAGGGCTTCATATTCCGCAAGCGGGCGGAAGAAATCATCGCTATGGTGGACAAAACAGAAGACGAGTTCAAAGCGATGGGGAACAGCGTCGCCGGAGACATTTATATTGGAGGAGGTGAAACGGATGCGATCAAATTGATCGCTGATGTGATCGGCGAGCTCAGAAAGGACTACCCGGACATACACTATCATCTTTACAGCGGAAACGCGGCCGACGTGACGGAACGCCTCGATAAGGGCTTTTTGGATTTCGGCATCATCATCCAGCCCGCCGATCTGCTTAAATACGACTGCCTCCACATTCCAACCACAGATACGTGGGGCGTCGTTATGCGCAAGGATTCTCCGCTCGCGTCAAAAAGCCGCGTAACCAGAGAAGACCTGACGGAGCTGCCCCTTATCTGTTCCAGGCAGGCGATTGCGGACAAAAAAGAGGGGAACGAATTCATCGCGTGGTTTGGCGATGAATTTGAAAGGTTAAATATCGTTACGACATTCAACCTTGTGTTCAACGCCGCGATCATGGCGGAAAAAGGGATAGGATACGCCGTTACGATCGACAAGCTCGTCAACACATCCGAGGAAAGCGCGCTCTGCTTCCGTCCGCTCGAGCCAAGGATAGATTCTGGGCTGGATATCATATGGAAAAAACATCAGCTCTTCTCCCCGGCGGCGGGGCTGTTCTTGGAAAAGCTGACGGCGTATTTTCAGTAG
- a CDS encoding GntR family transcriptional regulator encodes MKKIVGILCTAEDRATKAIVQLIIDHKYLPGEKLLEVDLAQELGMSRTPIRSALKKLAAEGFLEMQANKGCMVPFLTLDDMERLFSFRANLEGFAAYEAAKNMTNNQIGQLEKLIEMEKGIYSQADALAYNKINAEIHNSIMIASQNDYLIRTSQSIFLRSELYIFYYDRFCREKKPKTEYLDAPQSHHSIIDHEKLLRAMVEKESEIARIIATRHVLATADQLKKAFFVMGSKIFDS; translated from the coding sequence TTGAAAAAAATAGTGGGAATTTTATGCACCGCGGAAGATCGTGCGACAAAAGCTATTGTCCAGCTGATAATAGATCATAAATATCTCCCTGGAGAGAAGCTTTTGGAAGTAGATCTCGCACAGGAGCTTGGAATGAGCAGGACTCCGATAAGAAGCGCGTTGAAAAAACTTGCTGCCGAGGGTTTTTTGGAGATGCAGGCCAATAAAGGCTGTATGGTTCCATTTTTAACATTGGATGATATGGAAAGGCTGTTCTCGTTTCGCGCTAATCTAGAAGGATTTGCCGCATATGAAGCGGCAAAAAACATGACGAACAATCAGATAGGACAGCTGGAAAAACTCATTGAAATGGAAAAGGGGATCTATTCTCAAGCGGACGCGTTAGCCTATAATAAAATTAATGCAGAGATTCATAACTCTATAATGATTGCTTCGCAAAATGATTACCTCATCAGAACATCACAATCCATATTTTTGAGGTCTGAGCTTTATATATTTTATTATGATAGGTTCTGCCGCGAAAAAAAACCGAAAACTGAATATTTGGATGCACCACAGTCTCATCATTCAATTATAGATCACGAAAAACTGTTACGTGCAATGGTTGAAAAAGAATCGGAAATTGCGAGGATCATAGCTACAAGACATGTGTTAGCAACAGCGGATCAATTAAAGAAAGCTTTTTTTGTTATGGGCTCAAAGATATTTGACTCTTAA
- a CDS encoding aminotransferase class I/II-fold pyridoxal phosphate-dependent enzyme: MKDKSYKLDQSAAPLLNAMSEYRKSRVVPFDVPGHKQGRGTPELTGFLGKQCLSVDVNSMKPLDNLSHPTSVIKEAEALAADAFGADDAFLIIGGTTAAVQAMIFSVCKRGDSIILPRNVHKSAINALILCGIIPIYVDPGIHPELGISLGMCADGVEAAIAAHPEAKAVFLNNPTYYGICTDVGRIARAAHRAGMALLADEAHGAHFYFGRGLPPAAMEAGADMSAVSMHKTGGSLTQSSLLLMRRGRVSPDYVRTIINLTQTTSASYLLMVSLDIARRALAMKGGETFARVTELAEYARGEINKIGGYYAFSREIIDGRHIFDFDVTKLSVNTLKTGLAGIEVYDLLRDDYGIQAEFGDMGNMLAIVSVGDDRYAIERLVASLSEIKRLHGRDGLKLLDHEYITPVVRMTPQEAFYAESEPVDVGETVGKISAEFVMCYPPGIPILAPGEEVTEEALDYILYAKEKGCLVMGPQDMELKKLYTVKRGE; the protein is encoded by the coding sequence ATGAAGGACAAAAGCTACAAGCTCGACCAGAGCGCGGCGCCGCTGCTTAACGCGATGTCCGAGTACAGGAAGAGCCGCGTCGTGCCCTTCGACGTCCCCGGGCATAAGCAGGGGCGCGGCACGCCGGAGCTGACGGGATTCCTCGGCAAACAGTGCCTCTCGGTAGACGTCAATTCGATGAAGCCCCTCGACAACCTTAGCCACCCGACCTCCGTCATAAAGGAGGCCGAAGCCCTCGCGGCCGACGCTTTCGGGGCCGACGACGCCTTTCTGATCATCGGCGGCACGACGGCGGCGGTGCAGGCGATGATATTCAGCGTCTGCAAGCGCGGCGATTCGATAATCCTGCCGCGCAACGTCCATAAATCGGCGATAAACGCGCTGATTCTCTGCGGGATAATACCGATATACGTCGACCCGGGGATACATCCGGAGCTCGGCATCTCCCTCGGCATGTGCGCCGACGGCGTGGAGGCGGCGATCGCCGCGCATCCCGAGGCGAAGGCGGTCTTCCTCAACAACCCCACCTATTACGGCATATGCACGGACGTCGGGCGCATCGCGCGCGCGGCGCACCGCGCCGGCATGGCGCTGCTGGCGGACGAAGCGCACGGCGCCCACTTCTATTTCGGCAGGGGGCTGCCGCCCGCGGCCATGGAGGCGGGAGCCGACATGTCCGCCGTCAGCATGCACAAGACGGGAGGCTCTCTGACGCAGAGCTCGCTGCTGCTCATGAGGCGCGGCCGCGTGAGCCCCGACTACGTGCGCACGATAATAAACCTCACACAGACGACCAGCGCCTCCTATCTGCTGATGGTATCACTGGACATAGCGCGCAGGGCGCTCGCGATGAAAGGCGGGGAGACATTTGCCCGCGTAACCGAGCTCGCCGAATACGCACGCGGCGAAATAAACAAAATAGGCGGCTACTACGCCTTTTCGCGCGAGATAATCGACGGCCGGCATATCTTCGATTTCGACGTTACCAAGCTCTCCGTCAACACGCTGAAGACGGGGCTCGCCGGCATCGAAGTGTACGACCTGCTGCGCGACGATTACGGCATACAGGCCGAATTCGGCGACATGGGCAACATGCTCGCGATAGTCTCGGTCGGAGACGACCGCTACGCTATCGAGCGCCTCGTCGCGTCGCTATCGGAGATAAAAAGGCTGCACGGACGCGATGGGCTGAAGCTGCTCGACCACGAATATATCACGCCGGTGGTCAGGATGACGCCGCAGGAGGCCTTCTACGCTGAAAGCGAACCCGTGGACGTCGGGGAGACTGTCGGGAAGATCTCAGCCGAGTTCGTGATGTGCTATCCGCCGGGCATACCGATTCTGGCGCCCGGCGAGGAGGTCACCGAGGAGGCTCTCGACTACATACTTTACGCGAAGGAAAAAGGCTGCCTCGTTATGGGGCCGCAGGATATGGAGTTGAAAAAACTATACACGGTAAAACGGGGGGAATAA
- a CDS encoding AMP-binding protein, translated as MLRLVVKFVMRLFFDVKVKGWENWKSAGGGVLIAPNYVSFIDPLILAVFLPEKVPFAIERRLTKKRFVSFFLPVAETHVLDADTPLSLKYFLNLLKNGGRCVIFPELQPTTIGNPMKVSPGVAMIADHTKAKILPIHISGTERTPFSRIQHKRGLRFFSEVTINIFPVTTLDIEDDLAGSKRNAAAGRALERIMDEASLMARRKEKPFWDILLDARKEFGGNVRIFSDAGAKPVTYNGFITRILLIEEALRAQNFGETNIGVLLPTSLGGVVTMYALQKLGKVPAMLNFSLGPRALVNCCRTACLKTVVSSRKFINIGKLEALSNAIEEAGIRIFWLEDAAPLITAGRKISAALRAPFLRSQPVDPEAVEKPAVILFTSGSEGAPKGVVLSYKNLNTNHAQMFTRVDFYRSDRVLNAMPIFHSFGLCGVFMPVSLGFFVYLYPSPLHYKTIASICYDERITLLFATDTFLAGYAKAAGDNYDYATMRLLIQGGEKLKASTQQIWFERFDTRITEGYGVTEAAPVVANNYFAHHKSGTVGTIVAGLRYRLEPVDGVGDGGRLWLKGDNIMLGYLRITNPGVLEPVKDGWYDTGDIVHIDDEGYVTILGRAKRFAKIGGEMISLASVEEAMFELWPDDQHAVTMMHGANRETLTAVTTRSGLKREELRQRLSEIGMAEIAIPRKLLYMENIPQLGNGKTSYAELDELLRNMNADE; from the coding sequence TTGCTGCGTTTGGTCGTGAAATTTGTTATGCGTCTCTTCTTCGACGTCAAGGTAAAAGGATGGGAAAACTGGAAGAGCGCGGGCGGCGGCGTGCTTATCGCGCCGAATTACGTTTCTTTTATAGATCCCCTGATACTGGCGGTCTTTCTGCCTGAAAAGGTGCCCTTCGCGATAGAGCGGAGGCTCACGAAGAAACGCTTCGTCAGCTTCTTCCTGCCCGTCGCCGAAACGCACGTGCTCGACGCCGACACGCCCCTTTCGCTGAAATATTTCCTCAATCTGCTGAAGAACGGTGGGCGCTGCGTGATATTCCCGGAGCTCCAGCCGACGACTATCGGCAACCCGATGAAGGTCTCGCCCGGCGTCGCTATGATAGCGGACCACACTAAGGCGAAAATCCTTCCAATACATATAAGCGGCACGGAGCGCACCCCCTTCTCGCGCATACAGCATAAGCGCGGGCTGCGCTTCTTCTCCGAAGTCACGATAAACATCTTCCCCGTGACCACCCTCGACATTGAGGACGACCTCGCAGGCTCCAAGCGTAACGCCGCGGCGGGGCGCGCGCTCGAACGCATAATGGACGAAGCGTCGCTCATGGCGCGCCGCAAGGAGAAGCCCTTCTGGGACATCCTGCTCGACGCGAGAAAGGAATTCGGCGGCAATGTGCGGATATTCAGCGACGCGGGCGCGAAGCCCGTGACCTATAACGGCTTTATCACGCGCATACTGCTGATAGAGGAGGCGCTGCGCGCGCAGAACTTCGGCGAGACGAACATCGGCGTGCTGCTTCCGACCTCCCTTGGGGGCGTCGTCACGATGTACGCGCTGCAGAAGCTCGGCAAGGTCCCGGCGATGCTGAACTTCTCGCTCGGCCCGCGCGCGCTCGTCAACTGCTGCCGCACGGCGTGCCTCAAAACGGTCGTCTCGTCGCGAAAATTTATAAATATAGGCAAGCTCGAGGCGCTTTCTAATGCCATAGAAGAGGCCGGCATACGCATATTCTGGCTCGAAGACGCCGCCCCTCTGATCACCGCCGGCAGGAAGATCTCGGCCGCGCTGCGCGCGCCCTTCCTGCGCTCGCAGCCCGTCGACCCCGAGGCCGTCGAAAAACCGGCGGTCATACTCTTCACCTCGGGCTCCGAGGGCGCGCCCAAGGGCGTAGTGCTGAGCTACAAAAATCTGAACACGAACCACGCGCAGATGTTCACGCGCGTCGACTTCTACCGCTCCGACCGCGTGCTGAACGCGATGCCGATATTCCATTCCTTCGGCCTCTGCGGCGTCTTCATGCCGGTCTCCCTCGGCTTCTTCGTCTACCTCTACCCCTCGCCGCTGCACTATAAGACTATCGCGTCGATATGCTACGACGAGCGCATCACGCTGCTTTTCGCGACGGACACCTTCCTCGCCGGCTACGCCAAGGCCGCCGGCGACAACTACGACTACGCGACGATGCGCCTTCTGATACAGGGAGGAGAAAAGCTCAAAGCCTCGACGCAGCAGATATGGTTCGAGCGCTTCGACACGCGCATCACGGAGGGCTACGGCGTTACCGAAGCGGCGCCGGTCGTCGCGAACAACTATTTCGCGCATCACAAGAGCGGCACCGTCGGCACGATCGTCGCGGGGCTCCGCTACCGCCTCGAGCCCGTCGACGGCGTCGGCGACGGCGGCAGGCTGTGGCTCAAAGGCGACAATATCATGCTCGGCTACCTGCGCATAACGAACCCCGGAGTGCTCGAACCGGTTAAGGACGGCTGGTACGACACCGGCGACATAGTGCATATCGACGACGAGGGCTATGTCACGATACTCGGGCGCGCGAAGCGCTTTGCGAAGATAGGCGGCGAAATGATCTCGCTGGCTTCGGTGGAAGAGGCGATGTTCGAACTGTGGCCGGACGACCAGCATGCCGTGACGATGATGCACGGCGCGAACCGCGAGACCCTGACCGCCGTGACGACGAGAAGCGGCCTGAAGCGCGAAGAGCTGCGTCAGAGGCTTTCCGAAATAGGCATGGCCGAGATAGCGATTCCCAGGAAGCTGCTGTATATGGAAAACATCCCGCAGCTCGGCAACGGCAAGACCAGCTACGCGGAGCTCGACGAGCTGCTGAGAAACATGAACGCCGACGAATGA
- a CDS encoding alpha/beta hydrolase, with protein sequence MGKIFVFTLAALLAGSAAVGVASAKAADAAEDVQKLTNDSRVFRIDPSVQVRVVRFHNRYGIDLTGHLYLPGDFSADKKYAALAVCGPFGAVKEQVSGLYAQEMARRGYVALAFDPSFTGESGGSVRDVASPEINTEDFSAAVDFLSVQDCVDQKRIGVIGICGWGGMAINAAAMDTRIKATVASTMYDMTRVTANGYFDSADSADARFEMKKALNAQRTADYKKGGYEPAGGVPDTLPKDAPDFVKDYYAYYKTKRGYHARSVNSNAGWNKTSSLPFVTMPILAYAGEIRSAVLLVHGEKAHSRYFSEDAYKQLTGGNKELFIVPGANHTDLYDQMDKIPFKKISAFFADNLK encoded by the coding sequence ATGGGAAAGATATTTGTATTTACACTGGCCGCGCTGCTGGCGGGAAGCGCGGCGGTCGGCGTCGCGTCGGCGAAAGCGGCAGACGCTGCGGAGGATGTCCAGAAATTGACGAACGACAGCCGTGTATTCAGGATAGACCCGTCCGTCCAGGTCAGGGTGGTACGCTTCCACAATCGCTACGGCATCGACCTGACGGGTCATTTATATCTGCCCGGGGACTTCAGCGCGGATAAAAAGTATGCGGCGCTTGCCGTCTGCGGTCCGTTCGGAGCCGTTAAAGAGCAGGTTTCCGGCCTCTATGCCCAGGAGATGGCAAGGCGTGGCTATGTCGCGCTGGCCTTCGACCCCTCTTTTACAGGCGAGAGCGGAGGCAGCGTCCGCGATGTCGCCTCGCCCGAGATCAACACGGAGGATTTTTCCGCCGCGGTAGATTTTCTGTCCGTACAGGATTGCGTAGACCAAAAACGCATCGGCGTTATCGGAATATGCGGCTGGGGCGGCATGGCGATCAACGCCGCCGCCATGGATACCAGAATCAAGGCGACTGTAGCCTCGACCATGTATGACATGACGAGAGTTACTGCGAACGGGTATTTTGACAGCGCTGACAGCGCCGACGCGCGTTTTGAGATGAAAAAGGCCCTGAACGCGCAGAGGACCGCCGATTACAAGAAGGGCGGCTATGAGCCCGCAGGAGGAGTGCCGGACACTCTTCCAAAGGACGCGCCGGACTTTGTGAAGGATTATTATGCCTACTACAAAACGAAGCGTGGTTACCATGCGCGTTCTGTGAACTCAAACGCCGGCTGGAACAAGACGTCTTCGCTTCCCTTCGTCACCATGCCGATACTTGCCTATGCCGGAGAGATCCGCAGTGCGGTGCTCCTCGTCCACGGCGAGAAGGCGCATTCGAGGTACTTCAGCGAGGACGCCTACAAACAGCTGACCGGCGGCAACAAGGAGCTGTTCATCGTACCCGGCGCTAACCACACCGACCTTTACGATCAGATGGACAAGATCCCCTTTAAGAAGATCAGCGCCTTCTTTGCGGATAATCTGAAGTAA